From Ictidomys tridecemlineatus isolate mIctTri1 chromosome 2, mIctTri1.hap1, whole genome shotgun sequence, the proteins below share one genomic window:
- the Xirp1 gene encoding xin actin-binding repeat-containing protein 1 isoform X2, with translation MANAQTQAAPTPTIPMATTEDLSLPPPPVLEDLPPPPPKESFSKFHQQRQAGELRRLYRHIHPELRKNLAEAVAEDLAEVLGSEEPTEGDVQCMRWIFENWRLDAIGDHEKPAAKEPVPGGDVQATSRKFEEGSFANSTEQEPAGPRPSGGDVRAARWLFETKPLDELGVQEETTEPTVREPAASGDVKGTKMLFETRPLDRLGSRPSIQEQSPLELRSEIQELKGDVKKTVKLFQTEPLCAIQDAEGAIHEVKAACREEIQSNAVRSARWLFETRPLDAFNQDPSQVRVIRGISLEEGARPDVSATRWIFETQPLDAIREILVDEKDFQPSPDLIPPGPDVQQQRHLFETRALDTLKGEEEAGAEAPPKEEVVPGDVRSTLWLFETKPLDTLRDKVQVGHLQRVGHQEGEGLMCEHLPNDGSSALSLSQGVPQRDGVKGDVKTFKNLFETLPLDSIGQGEPLAPDGAHGSETTDSARQSQGVGSPVYAMQDSKGHLHALTSVSREQVVGGDVKGYRWMFETQPLDQLGRSPSTVDVVRGITRQEVVAGDVGTARWLFETQPLEMIHQREQQERLEEERKNQEGPKSETPPKGDVQTIRWLFETCPMSELAERQESEVTDPTTKAEARSCTWMFKPPPLDQAEGSREQHLQVSQVQAGERQTDGHVFETEPLQASAGRPCGRRPVRYCSRVEIPSGQVSRQKEVFQALESGKREDQGVKITPGPIAEGSVHKFTWLFENCPMGSLAAESIRGGNLQEEQPGRPSENGMLEKQETAAELTLRTLHATPGILHHGGILMETRGPGDLCLAKYMLPSPGQGHPHIRKEELVSGELPRIVRQVLRRPDIDQQGLLVQQDPTGQLRLQPLRLPAPDNGGNIEDLDPELQQLLACSLGASVTRTGLVMQETEQGLVSLTAYSLQPQLPSRAPERRSVQLLASCIDKGDLSGLHDLRWEPPADPSPVPASEGAQKLPPTENIIRVPPLDPSMGVGHPRGAGATPYLPQAIGKAIPLAGETATPTPLQDAKKQEDIHHTGQKGMATMGKSGGAMASPPGPGTPDLKVAMQSLRMATAEAQSLHQQVLNKHKQASAPAATSIPVQDGLLKAPATATGATQSNSRPVARGDSRNPAPPRKLL, from the exons ATGGCCAACGCGCAGACGCAGGCGGCCCCCACACCAACCATCCCAATGGCGACTACAGAGGAcctgtccctccctccacccccggTCCTGGAGGATCTGCCACCACCGCCACCCAAGGAGTCCTTCTCTAAGTTCCACCAGCAGCGGCAAGCTGGCGAGCTCCGCCGCCTCTACAGGCACATCCACCCTGAGCTCCGCAAAAACTTGGCCGAGGCTGTGGCCGAGGACCTGGCTGAGGTCCTGGGCTCTGAGGAGCCCACGGAGGGTGATGTCCAGTGCATGCGCTGGATCTTTGAGAACTGGCGGCTGGATGCCATTGGCGATCATGAGAAGCCAGCTGCCAAAGAGCCTGTGCCAGGCGGAGACGTTCAGGCCACTTCCCGAAAGTTTGAGGAAGGATCCTTTGCCAACAGCACAGAGCAGGAGCCAGCAGGACCCCGGCCATCGGGAGGTGATGTGCGTGCAGCCCGGTGGCTGTTTGAGACCAAGCCACTAGATGAGCTGGGGGTCCAAGAGGAGACAACAGAGCCTACTGTGAGGGAACCTGCGGCCAGTGGAGATGTGAAGGGTACTAAGATGCTCTTTGAGACGCGGCCGCTGGACCGCCTGGGCTCCCGCCCCTCCATCCAAGAGCAGAGCCCCTTGGAGCTGCGCTCAGAGATCCAGGAGCTGAAGGGCGATGTGAAGAAAACCGTGAAGCTGTTCCAAACAGAGCCACTATGTGCTATCCAGGATGCAGAAGGGGCCATCCATGAGGTCAAGGCCGCATGTCGAGAAGAGATCCAAAGCAATGCAGTGAGGTCTGCCCGCTGGCTCTTTGAGACACGACCTCTGGATGCCTTCAACCAAGACCCCAGCCAGGTGCGGGTGATCCGGGGGATCTCCCTAGAGGAGGGGGCCCGGCCCGATGTCAGTGCAACACGTTGGATCTTTGAGACACAGCCCCTGGATGCCATCCGGGAGATCTTGGTGGATGAGAAGGACTTCCAGCCATCCCCAGACCTTATTCCTCCTGGCCCAGATGTTCAGCAGCAGCGGCATCTGTTTGAGACACGAGCCCTGGACACTCTgaagggggaagaggaggctGGAGCAGAGGCTCCACCTAAGGAAGAGGTGGTCCCTGGTGATGTTCGCTCCACCCTGTGGCTATTTGAGACAAAACCTCTGGACACTCTCAGAGACAAGGTCCAAGTGGGTCACCTGCAGCGGGTGGGCCACCAGGAGGGTGAAGGACTCATGTGTGAGCATCTACCCAATGATGGCTCCTCAGCACTGTCTCTGTCTCAGGGTGTGCCCCAGAGAGATGGGGTGAAGGGGGATGTGAAGACCTTCAAAAACCTTTTTGAGACCCTTCCCCTGGATAGTATTGGACAGGGTGAGCCTTTGGCCCCAGATGGTGCACACGGATCAGAAACAACTGATTCTGCTAGACAGTCCCAGGGTGTAGGATCCCCGGTATACGCCATGCAGGATAGCAAGGGTCATCTGCACGCCCTGACCTCTGTCAGCAGAGAGCAGGTAGTTGGAGGTGATGTGAAGGGCTACCGATGGATGTTTGAGACACAGCCCCTAGATCAGCTGGGTCGAAGCCCCAGTACCGTTGATGTGGTACGGGGCATCACTCGGCAGGAAGTGGTGGCTGGGGACGTTGGCACTGCTCGGTGGCTTTTTGAGACCCAGCCCCTGGAGATGATCCACCAGAGGGAACAGCAAGAACGActggaagaggagagaaagaatcaAGAAGGCCCCAAGTCTGAGACTCCCCCAAAGGGCGATGTGCAGACCATCCGGTGGTTGTTTGAGACATGCCCGATGAGTGAGCTGGCAGAGAGGCAGGAGTCAGAGGTCACAGATCCCACAACCAAGGCTGAGGCCCGGTCCTGCACCTGGATGTTCAAGCCTCCACCCCTGGACCAGGCAGAGGGCTCCAGGGAACAGCACCTGCAGGTCAGTCAGGTCCAGGCTGGGGaaagacagacagatggacatGTCTTTGAGACTGAACCTCTGCAGGCCTCTGCAGGCCGTCCCTGTGGAAGAAGACCTGTGCGATACTGCAGCCGGGTGGAGATCCCTTCGGGGCAGGTGTCTCGACAGAAAGAGGTTTTCCAGGCCCTGGAGTCAGGCAAGAGAGAAGATCAGGGGGTCAAGATAACCCCGGGACCCATCGCTGAAGGTTCTGTACACAAGTTCACCTGGCTCTTCGAGAATTGCCCCATGGGCTCCCTGGCAGCTGAGAGCATCCGAGGGGGCAATCTCCAGGAGGAGCAGCCCGGGAGACCCTCAGAAAATGGGATGCTAGAGAAGCAAGAGACTGCGGCCGAGTTGACCCTGAGGACGCTGCATGCCACACCTGGCATCCTGCACCATGGGGGCATCCTCATGGAGACCCGAGGGCCAGGGGACCTCTGCCTTGCTAAGTACATgctccccagcccagggcagggtCATCCTCACATTCGGAAGGAGGAGCTGGTGTCTGGCGAGCTTCCCAGGATTGTCCGCCAAGTGTTGCGCCGGCCAGACATTGACCAGCAAGGACTGTTGGTACAGCAGGACCCAACTGGCCAGCTTCGGCTCCAGCCACTGAGGCTGCCAGCTCCTGACAACGGTGGGAATATTGAAGACCTGGATCCCGAGCTCCAGCAACTGCTGGCTTGTAGCCTCGGGGCCTCTGTGACAAGGACTGGGCTGGTGATGCAGGAGACAGAGCAGGGCCTAGTCTCTCTGACGGCCTACTCCCTACAGCCCCAGCTACCCAGCAGGGCCCCCGAAAGGAGAAGTGTGCAGTTGCTGGCCAGCTGCATAGACAAAGGAGACCTGAGTGGCCTGCACGACCTTCGGTGGGAGCCACCGGCTGACCCAAGTCCAGTGCCAGCCAGCGAGGGGGCCCAGAAGCTTCCCCCAACTGAGAACATCATTCGTGTTCCTCCACTGGACCCCAGCATGGGGGTGGGGCATCCCAGAGGCGCAGGAGCCACCCCCTACCTGCCTCAGGCCATTGGAAAGGCAATCCCTCTGGCTGGGGAAACTGCCACCCCAACTCCATTGCAGGATGCAAAAAAGCAAGAAGACATCCATCACACTGGGCAGAAAGGAATGGCCACCATGGGAAAGTCGGGAGGAGCCATGGCTAGTCCACCAGGGCCTGGGACCCCAGACCTAAAGGTAGCCATGCAGAGTTTGCGGATGGCAACAGCCGAGGCCCAGAGTCTGCACCAGCAAGTTCTGAACAAGCACAAACAGGCCTCCGCCCCTGCAGCCACCTCCATACCCGTCCAAGATGGTCTCCTGAAAGCACCAGCCACTGCCACTGGGGCCACCCAGAGCAACAGCAGGCCTGTGGCCAGAGGTGACTCCAGGAACCCAGCACCTCCCAGAAAG CTGCTGTGA
- the Xirp1 gene encoding xin actin-binding repeat-containing protein 1 isoform X1: MANAQTQAAPTPTIPMATTEDLSLPPPPVLEDLPPPPPKESFSKFHQQRQAGELRRLYRHIHPELRKNLAEAVAEDLAEVLGSEEPTEGDVQCMRWIFENWRLDAIGDHEKPAAKEPVPGGDVQATSRKFEEGSFANSTEQEPAGPRPSGGDVRAARWLFETKPLDELGVQEETTEPTVREPAASGDVKGTKMLFETRPLDRLGSRPSIQEQSPLELRSEIQELKGDVKKTVKLFQTEPLCAIQDAEGAIHEVKAACREEIQSNAVRSARWLFETRPLDAFNQDPSQVRVIRGISLEEGARPDVSATRWIFETQPLDAIREILVDEKDFQPSPDLIPPGPDVQQQRHLFETRALDTLKGEEEAGAEAPPKEEVVPGDVRSTLWLFETKPLDTLRDKVQVGHLQRVGHQEGEGLMCEHLPNDGSSALSLSQGVPQRDGVKGDVKTFKNLFETLPLDSIGQGEPLAPDGAHGSETTDSARQSQGVGSPVYAMQDSKGHLHALTSVSREQVVGGDVKGYRWMFETQPLDQLGRSPSTVDVVRGITRQEVVAGDVGTARWLFETQPLEMIHQREQQERLEEERKNQEGPKSETPPKGDVQTIRWLFETCPMSELAERQESEVTDPTTKAEARSCTWMFKPPPLDQAEGSREQHLQVSQVQAGERQTDGHVFETEPLQASAGRPCGRRPVRYCSRVEIPSGQVSRQKEVFQALESGKREDQGVKITPGPIAEGSVHKFTWLFENCPMGSLAAESIRGGNLQEEQPGRPSENGMLEKQETAAELTLRTLHATPGILHHGGILMETRGPGDLCLAKYMLPSPGQGHPHIRKEELVSGELPRIVRQVLRRPDIDQQGLLVQQDPTGQLRLQPLRLPAPDNGGNIEDLDPELQQLLACSLGASVTRTGLVMQETEQGLVSLTAYSLQPQLPSRAPERRSVQLLASCIDKGDLSGLHDLRWEPPADPSPVPASEGAQKLPPTENIIRVPPLDPSMGVGHPRGAGATPYLPQAIGKAIPLAGETATPTPLQDAKKQEDIHHTGQKGMATMGKSGGAMASPPGPGTPDLKVAMQSLRMATAEAQSLHQQVLNKHKQASAPAATSIPVQDGLLKAPATATGATQSNSRPVARGDSRNPAPPRKVSGEEKALPRGLPEGWVTIQDGVYTAHPVRIFEPPRGVQPSEKEPQPKDRQTVLSAQAPSPLQGSPGQSPGPGQKEPGSHTQRTWESPGNLQVCSGGLQAAETTLKTSPLAHHTLPSGVHAAGANLHSHNASVPPPPTLSAAVRGPDFSAQARHDEDSTQQTSKPLQNSLHIHSSPAGQKTPGGSQTKAPKLEPAITPRKKPPVPPKPAHLAQIHPPQRLPKPSALSPNFSLQTGQQKYKPGETEAAIPQQAKIPTTSGQGCMPLVVCSSGQSHPDPQHSLSTAASRPAKDHAAGSNVQSPEPHKFNALNNDCTSPQQDSSPPGEQPMECSKQGAPENPQILQGSQQELQGLLSQVQALEKEAASSVDVRALKRLFEAVPQLGGAASQVPAAPCKPEVSVEQAFGELTRVSTEVARLKEQTLARLLDIEEAVHKALSSVSSLQPEVNTRNHSQGPHKDPSTPKVSVLARSRARPSDLDQQVKDPIEVKSQAKVECHTEDQGQANITNHTEAKGQVASAASPTRRLETLREDSGLPRVLPFSRDSPSSPTFISIQSATRKLPEASSPKGSHDVSGKSIHLAQDIGQTQLHQESAQDLARKKEVVTQCSEQPKPMPTSERPLPTERQKSVLELQTVPGGSQCYGATRTVTEQYEEVDQFGNTVLASSTVVTEQAEPLSCPQLGVHASPLLRQFLHSPAGFNSGLEEAEVAWVPFSHS, encoded by the coding sequence ATGGCCAACGCGCAGACGCAGGCGGCCCCCACACCAACCATCCCAATGGCGACTACAGAGGAcctgtccctccctccacccccggTCCTGGAGGATCTGCCACCACCGCCACCCAAGGAGTCCTTCTCTAAGTTCCACCAGCAGCGGCAAGCTGGCGAGCTCCGCCGCCTCTACAGGCACATCCACCCTGAGCTCCGCAAAAACTTGGCCGAGGCTGTGGCCGAGGACCTGGCTGAGGTCCTGGGCTCTGAGGAGCCCACGGAGGGTGATGTCCAGTGCATGCGCTGGATCTTTGAGAACTGGCGGCTGGATGCCATTGGCGATCATGAGAAGCCAGCTGCCAAAGAGCCTGTGCCAGGCGGAGACGTTCAGGCCACTTCCCGAAAGTTTGAGGAAGGATCCTTTGCCAACAGCACAGAGCAGGAGCCAGCAGGACCCCGGCCATCGGGAGGTGATGTGCGTGCAGCCCGGTGGCTGTTTGAGACCAAGCCACTAGATGAGCTGGGGGTCCAAGAGGAGACAACAGAGCCTACTGTGAGGGAACCTGCGGCCAGTGGAGATGTGAAGGGTACTAAGATGCTCTTTGAGACGCGGCCGCTGGACCGCCTGGGCTCCCGCCCCTCCATCCAAGAGCAGAGCCCCTTGGAGCTGCGCTCAGAGATCCAGGAGCTGAAGGGCGATGTGAAGAAAACCGTGAAGCTGTTCCAAACAGAGCCACTATGTGCTATCCAGGATGCAGAAGGGGCCATCCATGAGGTCAAGGCCGCATGTCGAGAAGAGATCCAAAGCAATGCAGTGAGGTCTGCCCGCTGGCTCTTTGAGACACGACCTCTGGATGCCTTCAACCAAGACCCCAGCCAGGTGCGGGTGATCCGGGGGATCTCCCTAGAGGAGGGGGCCCGGCCCGATGTCAGTGCAACACGTTGGATCTTTGAGACACAGCCCCTGGATGCCATCCGGGAGATCTTGGTGGATGAGAAGGACTTCCAGCCATCCCCAGACCTTATTCCTCCTGGCCCAGATGTTCAGCAGCAGCGGCATCTGTTTGAGACACGAGCCCTGGACACTCTgaagggggaagaggaggctGGAGCAGAGGCTCCACCTAAGGAAGAGGTGGTCCCTGGTGATGTTCGCTCCACCCTGTGGCTATTTGAGACAAAACCTCTGGACACTCTCAGAGACAAGGTCCAAGTGGGTCACCTGCAGCGGGTGGGCCACCAGGAGGGTGAAGGACTCATGTGTGAGCATCTACCCAATGATGGCTCCTCAGCACTGTCTCTGTCTCAGGGTGTGCCCCAGAGAGATGGGGTGAAGGGGGATGTGAAGACCTTCAAAAACCTTTTTGAGACCCTTCCCCTGGATAGTATTGGACAGGGTGAGCCTTTGGCCCCAGATGGTGCACACGGATCAGAAACAACTGATTCTGCTAGACAGTCCCAGGGTGTAGGATCCCCGGTATACGCCATGCAGGATAGCAAGGGTCATCTGCACGCCCTGACCTCTGTCAGCAGAGAGCAGGTAGTTGGAGGTGATGTGAAGGGCTACCGATGGATGTTTGAGACACAGCCCCTAGATCAGCTGGGTCGAAGCCCCAGTACCGTTGATGTGGTACGGGGCATCACTCGGCAGGAAGTGGTGGCTGGGGACGTTGGCACTGCTCGGTGGCTTTTTGAGACCCAGCCCCTGGAGATGATCCACCAGAGGGAACAGCAAGAACGActggaagaggagagaaagaatcaAGAAGGCCCCAAGTCTGAGACTCCCCCAAAGGGCGATGTGCAGACCATCCGGTGGTTGTTTGAGACATGCCCGATGAGTGAGCTGGCAGAGAGGCAGGAGTCAGAGGTCACAGATCCCACAACCAAGGCTGAGGCCCGGTCCTGCACCTGGATGTTCAAGCCTCCACCCCTGGACCAGGCAGAGGGCTCCAGGGAACAGCACCTGCAGGTCAGTCAGGTCCAGGCTGGGGaaagacagacagatggacatGTCTTTGAGACTGAACCTCTGCAGGCCTCTGCAGGCCGTCCCTGTGGAAGAAGACCTGTGCGATACTGCAGCCGGGTGGAGATCCCTTCGGGGCAGGTGTCTCGACAGAAAGAGGTTTTCCAGGCCCTGGAGTCAGGCAAGAGAGAAGATCAGGGGGTCAAGATAACCCCGGGACCCATCGCTGAAGGTTCTGTACACAAGTTCACCTGGCTCTTCGAGAATTGCCCCATGGGCTCCCTGGCAGCTGAGAGCATCCGAGGGGGCAATCTCCAGGAGGAGCAGCCCGGGAGACCCTCAGAAAATGGGATGCTAGAGAAGCAAGAGACTGCGGCCGAGTTGACCCTGAGGACGCTGCATGCCACACCTGGCATCCTGCACCATGGGGGCATCCTCATGGAGACCCGAGGGCCAGGGGACCTCTGCCTTGCTAAGTACATgctccccagcccagggcagggtCATCCTCACATTCGGAAGGAGGAGCTGGTGTCTGGCGAGCTTCCCAGGATTGTCCGCCAAGTGTTGCGCCGGCCAGACATTGACCAGCAAGGACTGTTGGTACAGCAGGACCCAACTGGCCAGCTTCGGCTCCAGCCACTGAGGCTGCCAGCTCCTGACAACGGTGGGAATATTGAAGACCTGGATCCCGAGCTCCAGCAACTGCTGGCTTGTAGCCTCGGGGCCTCTGTGACAAGGACTGGGCTGGTGATGCAGGAGACAGAGCAGGGCCTAGTCTCTCTGACGGCCTACTCCCTACAGCCCCAGCTACCCAGCAGGGCCCCCGAAAGGAGAAGTGTGCAGTTGCTGGCCAGCTGCATAGACAAAGGAGACCTGAGTGGCCTGCACGACCTTCGGTGGGAGCCACCGGCTGACCCAAGTCCAGTGCCAGCCAGCGAGGGGGCCCAGAAGCTTCCCCCAACTGAGAACATCATTCGTGTTCCTCCACTGGACCCCAGCATGGGGGTGGGGCATCCCAGAGGCGCAGGAGCCACCCCCTACCTGCCTCAGGCCATTGGAAAGGCAATCCCTCTGGCTGGGGAAACTGCCACCCCAACTCCATTGCAGGATGCAAAAAAGCAAGAAGACATCCATCACACTGGGCAGAAAGGAATGGCCACCATGGGAAAGTCGGGAGGAGCCATGGCTAGTCCACCAGGGCCTGGGACCCCAGACCTAAAGGTAGCCATGCAGAGTTTGCGGATGGCAACAGCCGAGGCCCAGAGTCTGCACCAGCAAGTTCTGAACAAGCACAAACAGGCCTCCGCCCCTGCAGCCACCTCCATACCCGTCCAAGATGGTCTCCTGAAAGCACCAGCCACTGCCACTGGGGCCACCCAGAGCAACAGCAGGCCTGTGGCCAGAGGTGACTCCAGGAACCCAGCACCTCCCAGAAAGGTCAGTGGGGAAGAGAAAGCACTACCTAGAGGGCTGCCTGAGGGGTGGGTGACGATTCAGGATGGCGTCTACACTGCTCACCCTGTGAGGATTTTTGAACCACCCAGGGGTGTCCAGCCTTCTGAGAAGGAACCCCAACCAAAGGACAGGCAGACTGTCCTCTCAGCCCAAGCTCCAAGCCCACTCCAGGGAAGCCCAGGTCAGAGTCCTGGGCCAGGGCAGAAGGAGCCTGGAAGCCACACACAGAGAACCTGGGAATCTCCTGGGAATCTCCAAGTCTGCTCAGGGGGCCTCCAAGCTGCAGAGACCACCCTAAAGACCTCCCCTTTAGCCCATCACACTCTGCCCTCTGGGGTCCATGCTGCAGGTGCCAACCTGCACTCCCATAATGcctctgttcctcctcctcctactctcTCAGCTGCTGTGAGGGGACCTGACTTCTCAGCCCAAGCCCGCCATGATGAAGACTCCACCCAACAGACCTCCAAGCCCTTGCAGAACTCCCTTCACATCCACAGCAGCCCTGCTGGCCAGAAAACCCCTGGGGGGTCACAGACAAAGGCCCCCAAATTGGAGCCTGCCATTACTCCAAGGAAGAAACCCCCGGTGCCCCCCAAACCTGCACACCTAGCCCAGATCCACCCTCCTCAGAGGCTGCCCAAGCCTTCAGCTCTCTCTCCCAACTTCTCCTTGCAGACAggacaacaaaaatacaaaccaGGTGAGACAGAAGCAGCCATTCCTCAGCAGGCCAAAATTCCCACCACCTCAGGCCAGGGCTGCATGCCTCTGGTTGTATGCTCCAGTGGACAGAGCCATCCTGACCCCCAACACAGCCTCAGCACTGCGGCCTCCAGACCCGCCAAGGATCATGCTGCTGGCAGCAATGTCCAGAGCCCTGAGCCCCATAAGTTCAATGCTCTCAATAATGACTGCACCTCACCGCAGCAGGACTCCAGTCCCCCAGGAGAGCAGCCCATGGAATGTTCCAAGCAAGGAGCCCCTGAGAACCCTCAGATTCTGCAGGGAAGCCAGCAAGAGCTCCAGGGCCTCCTGAGCCAGGTGCAAGCCCTGGAGAAGGAAGCAGCAAGCAGCGTGGATGTGCGTGCCCTGAAGAGGCTCTTTGAGGCTGTGCCCCAGCTTGGAGGGGCTGCCTCTCAGGTCCCTGCTGCTCCCTGCAAACCAGAGGTCTCGGTGGAGCAGGCCTTTGGGGAACTGACACGGGTCAGCACAGAGGTTGCCCGCCTGAAGGAACAGACCCTGGCCAGGCTGCTGGACATTGAAGAAGCTGTACACAAGGCCCTCAGTTCTGTGTCTAGCCTGCAGCCAGAGGTGAACACCAGGAACCATTCCCAAGGACCCCACAAAGATCCCAGTACCCCAAAGGTCAGTGTCTTAGCCAGGAGTAGAGCCAGGCCCAGTGACTTAGACCAGCAGGTCAAGGATCCAATTGAAGTCAAGAGCCAAGCCAAGGTGGAATGCCATACTGAGGACCAGGGTCAAGCCAATATCACAAATCACACAGAGGCCAAAGGTCAGGTTGCTTCAGCTGCTTCTCCTACCAGGAGGCTGGAGACATTGAGAGAAGATTCAGGCCTCCCTCGAGTCTTACCTTTCAGCAGAGATTCACCCTCCTCCCCAACCTTCATCTCCATCCAGTCAGCCACACGGAAGCTTCCAGAGGCTTCCAGCCCTAAAGGCAGCCATGATGTCTCAGGGAAAAGCATACACTTGGCTCAGGACATAGGACAGACCCAACTTCACCAGGAAAGTGCCCAGGACCTGGCTAGGAAAAAGGAAGTGGTCACACAGTGCTCTGAGCAGCCCAAGCCCATGCCCACCTCAGAGCGCCCCTTGCCCACAGAGCGGCAAAAGAGTGTCCTGGAGTTGCAGACTGTGCCGGGCGGTTCCCAGTGCTATGGAGCCACAAGAACCGTGACAGAACAGTATGAGGAGGTAGACCAGTTTGGGAACACAGTCCTTGCATCCTCCACTGTAGTCACTGAGCAGGCAGAACCGCTCAGCTGTCCCCAACTGGGGGTCCATGCCTCCCCCTTGCTGAGGCAGTTCCTGCACAGCCCAGCTGGGTTCAACAGTGGCCTAGAAGAAGCTGAGGTGGCGTGGGTGCCCTTCAGCCACTCCTAG